The following proteins are co-located in the Mus pahari chromosome 14, PAHARI_EIJ_v1.1, whole genome shotgun sequence genome:
- the Rpl23a gene encoding 60S ribosomal protein L23a produces the protein MAPKAKKEAPAPPKAEAKAKALKAKKAVLKGVHSHKKKKIRTSPTFRRPKTLRLRRQPKYPRKSAPRRNKLDHYAIIKFPLTTESAMKKIEDNNTLVFIVDVKANKHQIKQAVKKLYDIDVAKVNTLIRPDGEKKAYVRLAPDYDALDVANKIGII, from the exons ATGGCGCCGAAAGCGAAGAAGGAAG CTCCTGCCCCTCCCAAAGCCGAAGCCAAAGCGAAGGCCTTGAAAGCTAAGAAGGCCGTGCTGAAAGGCGTCCACAGCCACAAAAAGAAGAAGATCCGAACGTCACCCACCTTCCGGCGGCCCAAGACCCTGCGGCTCCGGAGGCAGCCAAAATATCCTCGAAAGAGTGCGCCCAGGAGAAACAA GCTTGACCACTATGCTATCATCAAATTCCCACTGACCACAGAGTCAGCCATGAAGAAGATAGAGGACAACAACACTCTAGTGTTCATTGTGGATGTCAAGGCCAACAAGCATCAGATCAAACAGGCTGTCAAGAAACTCTATGACATTGATGTGGCCAAAGTCAATACCCTGATAAG GCCCGACGGAGAGAAGAAGGCATATGTTCGCTTGGCTCCTGATTATGATGCCCTAGATGTTGCCAACAAG attggGATCATCTAA
- the Rab34 gene encoding ras-related protein Rab-34 codes for MNILAPVRRDRVLAELPQCLRKEAALHVRKDFHPRVTCACQEHRTGTVGFKISKVIVVGDLSVGKTCLINRFCKDTFDKNYKATIGVDFEMERFEVMGVPFSLQLWDTAGQERFKCIASTYYRGAQAIIIVFNLNDVASLEHTKQWLADALKENDPSNVLLFLVGSKKDLSTPAQYSLMEKDALKVAQEIKAEYWAVSSLTGESVREFFFRVAALTFEANVLAELEKSGARHIGDVVRINSDDKNLYLTASKKKATCCP; via the exons ATGAACATTCTGGCGCCCGTGCGGAGGGACCGCGTCCTGGCGGAGCTGCCCCAG TGCCTGAGGAAGGAGGCCGCTTTGCACGTGCGCAAAGACTTCCACCCCCGCGTCACTTGCGCCTGCCAGGAGCACCGGACAGGCACCGTGGG ATTTAAGATATCCAAGGTCATCGTTGTGGGAGACCTATCTGTGGGGAAGACCTGTCTCATTAATAG GTTCTGCAAAGACACTTTCGATAAGAATTACAAGGCTACCATCGGAGTGGACTTTGAGATGGAACGATTTGAAGTCATGGGTGTCCCCTTCAGTCTCCAACT CTGGGACACGGCTGGTCAAGAAAGGTTCAAGTGCATCGCTTCCACCTACTACCGAGGAGCTCAAG CCATCATCATTGTCTTCAACCTGAATGATGTGGCATCCCTGGAACACACCAA GCAGTGGCTCGCTGATGCCCTCAAGGAGAACGACCCTTCCAACGTGCTTCTCTTCCTTGTGGGTTCCAAGAAGGACCTGAGT ACTCCTGCTCAGTATTCCCTAATGGAGAAGGATGCCCTCAAGGTGGCCCAAGAGATTAAGGCCGAGTATTGGGCGGTGTCCTCCCTCACTG GTGAGAGCGTCCGGGAATTCTTCTTCCGTGTGGCAGCACTCACCTTTGAGGCCAATGTCCTGGCTGAGCTGGAGAAATCCGGGGCCCGGCACATTGGGGATGTTGTTC GCATCAACAGTGATGACAAAAACCTGTACCTAACTGCCAGCAAGAAAAAGGCCACATGTTGTCCCTGA